A portion of the Babylonia areolata isolate BAREFJ2019XMU chromosome 4, ASM4173473v1, whole genome shotgun sequence genome contains these proteins:
- the LOC143280927 gene encoding synaptojanin-2-binding protein-like yields MPLNLPVNTFVLERGDTGLGFNIRGGTDIPHVPGDNGIFVTRLKEDGAAFRDGRLKEGDKILAVNGKSIENVTHNEAVQIFITAGNTVELKVQHGAYAELMRQRTSGEDGGGGGAGGNFKVLGAALTVLAIVGVGLFLFMRQQPPAE; encoded by the exons ATGCCACTGAACTTACCGGTCAACACTTTTGTTTTGGAGCGAGGGGACACAG GCCTGGGATTCAACATTCGTGGTGGCACAGATATACCTCATGTTCCTGGAGATAATGGAATATTTGTGACCCGTTTGAAAGAAGATGGAGCAGCTTTTAGGGATGGAAGATTGAAAGAAGGGGATAAAATCCTTGCA GTGAATGGCAAGAGCATTGAGAATGTGACACACAATGAGGCAGTTCAGATCTTCATCACAGCTGGCAACACAGTGGAGTTGAAAGTGCAGCATGGAGCCTATGCTGAACTCATG agacagagaacatctggagaagacggaggaggaggaggagcaggaggcaaCTTCAAGGTGTTAGGTGCAGCACTCACAGTTTTGGCTATTGTTGGTGTAGGTCTTTTCCTTTTTATGCGCCAACAACCGCCCGCTGAGTGA